The sequence GTTATCTAATCCTGAATCCATGGATCCCATTATAGCATCCATATTCGGATTTAAATTATTCGGAAGGTTTACATCATTTACTCCAATGAGACTCATGCTTCCGGCACCACCTGTATTAATAGACACACAGCTTGTAAGCTGTTGAGACATTTGAGCTAATGACGATATTGGGTCAAATGAGTGGCCTAATTTATTTTGAGCCGAGCGGTTACTATTCGGATTCAGTGGGAGGCTATCAGTCCGACGACAGAATTGTGAGGGTAAAGGGGCTGAATTTTGGCgctagaaataaaacaaaaccatttataagaaatttatttatgacatattaggtgaagtaaaaagttctgaaagatttcttaataaaagcaatttaaagtaaaatgaTATTTATCCAAAGGAACATGCATAAGGGGCAGAAAGGTCTACGGACATTATGCCGTATAAAATGTCTACGGAGATCTAGCGTGCTTTTGAATGTGAGTACTCTGTTGCTTCTTTGACATCGAGGGAGCTTTCGACAACGCTTCTCACACGGGAGTATATCGCGCACTAGAGAAGACCAACGTGCAAAGACATTCTTTCAGATGGAAAAGGGCAAGTTCGAGAATACACTCTGCGACATACTGCAAAGTACTTTAAACCTGACAAAGGTTGGTGGCTTTAGACATAAACCCGTCCAAAACTGCCATCATTTTCTTAATCAGGAATAAGGGAAATCTATATGGACGGGGTTACTATAGTCGAAGTTAAGTACGTTGGCATTATCCTGGACACCAAGCTTAACTGaacaaaatttgagaagaaatTTAGAATCGAAGTCACGATGAAGAAAGGTGGAATTCACTTGCTTTCGAAAGGAAAAGAGTCTACAACACCATTATTAATAGGATCCGAGCCCTTTCTTGCCATGAAACAACACGCCATCAAAGAGGATCTTAGAGGCGAAGAATTAAGGCTGCGGGATGTAAGTTGGCACCAAACTGTATAATATCCAATCAATATAAAGAGATTCAGGCCACTTATAACTCTCCCTAAGCACAAACTGAGAATGTTCACTGGCATTCTTGCAGGTCACTGCAGACTACGAAGTCATCTCACAAGCtgggatatggtccactgagTCTCGTCGTTTCTATGAAGAATCCTCGGAAACTCCAACACTCCTTCTTCTCGAGTGTGACGCTACAGCGCGAAGGATTAGATATCTCGACCAGATGCGGCCAGAAGAAAGGTATATACCCTCCAGCCCAACCCAACTCTATCTTAAATTTATTGATGGTGCTGGGTTTGGAAGAGATACTGTGACGAGTAGAGCAcgcaaaagaccatgaggtcgaagtacgTACCCCATTTTCATTCGAAAAGAAAATTCGATATAATCCCCAATACCACTTCGACCAAATTTAAAAACCGGAGCATGCAGCCAAAATAAGTTGTGTTGTTTGGCCACAGTACAGTATCGGACTGAACGCAGCATCGACGGTTCCAAGGATTCTATTCTGGTAATATGAACATCAAAGAAGACGtatcgtcgaaaatgtcgataaactcATAAAAGCCAGAAGCCCCGAGAGTTTTGATGGGGTATTCTATCCCATTTTCCGCTTGTTCCAGGCCTGGTGCTAGGCAATTGTTACCTTTTCAAGCATTTGAAAAGTTACCATGATGGTGCAATACTGGCTTCATGAAAGCCGAACAATgataattaagttaatttttttgtcgaaatactaaatattcagaactttttacttgaCCATAAGCCGTGTACGGTTACTCCACCTCGATGGGACCTGGCGCTTTGTAATTGTTGACACCACTACTATTTGTATTTGGAATATGTTGCGAAAAATTCAAGCCAGGACTAGCTGAAGGATAACGGCCTTCCAAATTTCCAGAGTCTGTAATATTTGCACTGTTCGGTCCCATCAATGGAGTTCGGGATCTTTGTGGACTGGGGCGAGCATTCTTTAAATCtgctaaatgtaaaaatataatgttaaattttccaaatttaaaggatatatgtatatatatacctgTTGGTAAGTTTGTGTGAAACGATTCCAGATCTTTAGGTGACAAGTGTGATAAAGGAGTGCTTGGATTACTAttgaattggtttatttgtatgcTTCGATTTCGACTCGTAACGTTAATATTAGTGCCGCTACTTGTCGGTGAATCATCCGATTGGAAATTGTTTTTACCTTGAGCATTTGTAGTGGAAATTGTTGTGCTAACTGTTGACGTTGCTGACGTTACAACCAGCGTCGTTGGTATAGTAGGCACATGCACATCCATATTTGGCGAGTTTGCTGGTATTCCTAATGCTCCTGATGTTCGAGGTGATGGTAAGGATAAGTTTGATGTCGGGTTGTTAGGGCTTGCTGGATTTGGAGACTGCGTTGCAATTGGAACAGACGCCGAACGTTGTGTGGGGTGATATGGTGGGGGTGGGCCCTGTGCTGATCGAATAGTTTGACTATTATTTGTCGTAGCTGTCGATACACACGTTCCTCCCATAAGAGGTCTTGTATTTACATTTCCTATGCTTGCAGAGTTCGAGCGGCAAAGTGTTGCTGCCATACAGCCGACGTCGTTTGGTGCTTGacacttattatttttaatacgtTCTTCGAAAAATTGGTGTTGCAACTTAGACCACTCTATCTGAGCCATTCCTACTTGACCGACTTCTAGAGGATGAACACCACCAGAACCCATCAACTTAACCGCATTACTATTTAAATTGCTATCTCCAATGAAATTGCTTATCATTTCAGGGGAGTTCGGCATGAGTCCACCGGGTGCATTGATGTTACTACTCCCTCCACCTCCACAATTATTGTTCCCTACGGTATGGCATGGTAACGCGTTACTAGACATATTTCCAACACTAACGTTCGGAGCAACTGCACTAATAACACCATTGGGACCACATGACATATTCaactgattatttattttcattgatttatTTGAGTTACACGTTACATTGTCCTGAGTATTCGGGATATTTCCATCGTCTAATGCTGTGGCCATATTTTCTGCGTTGCATAAATTTTGATTGGTAGAATTCATTACACTTTGTGATATACTATGCATATTGTTACTCAAGGGGTTACTCATCTGCGATCCGATGCCCGTTGAACCAGAATTAGGCAAATTTAACATTAGACCAGAAAGATTTCCCGATACATCTGTGCCCAATTTACCCAACGGATTTGCACTTTGTAACGGGTTAGACAGAAATTGgtctatttgttttaattttgccaaTTGCTCTTCCCGATGTTGTCGTTGCTGTGGTGTTAAATTTTCATCTGGCACCTTAATACCTTGCAATGAAGGAGTCCCACTCTCACTCCCTGCACTGGGATCGGATGCGCTAAGCGGCTTACTTGCAACGTGGGGAACCCCAATAGAATGAGGTCCTCCTACGACTCCATCAACTCCATTGGGCATTTTCATAGCAGTGTGAACTTCGTTAGACGCTCCTTCCACATTATTTCGACTCTCCTCCCAGCACATTAAGCCGTTTTCATTACCACCTAACGTTTCCGTTACTTCGGGAAAACTAGGATTATTGGACTGACGTAAAGGtgctttattttctaaatttccaCTCAGactcataaaattaattttgtttccaTTTGGCTTTTGTGACATTTTAGGCCCTGAGTTGCTGCCCCCAATCCATTGCTGACTCCCTGCATTTACCGATATATTACTTAAACTAAGAGTATTTTGGCGTTGTAGTTTAGATATTTTCATTGggcttttcgaaaaaaaatcttcaagaaAGTTTTTCGTTGCCGGCTGTGTGCAGTGGTATGCTATTATTGTTGGAAACTGACCACTTAAAACTGATTCAGCACCCTTATTGGCTAGTTGGGTGGAGAATACAAAAATATGGTTTTGCTGCTGCATAAAATCCATGCAGTTTGTAATTGAGCCTCCAgaattattagtattattaataatatttactgcTGTGTGATATGTGCCACCAATACAAGAATCACTAGATGTGTTAGCCAGGGAAGCAGAAGGTGTAGAATTAAAGTCTTCTATGCAACTACTGGGACCATTGTTACTAATAGAACACAATACAGATGACAATTTATCATTATTACTCGAATTCGTGCTGCTGTTATTACAACTATTACTGGCCTTCGTAGTCGATACCTCGTCAAGTTTAACTGCGAGTTTTATTAACCTTGTATATAAATTGCATTCATAAAAGACATTGCTTACCTGGTGTGCATGAGCGAACGTCTGTCGAGATACTGCCTGATAAGTTGACAATGGATCCAAACCCAGCCGGCGACATTTCAGGTGAAACGTTAACGTCTTCTTTCTTAACgttaattaaattattcataACATCAGTTTCTTCTGCGCACAGAAaattcttagtagaagttcctgTTAGAGGATTAGCACATTTGTCCAAAGATGACTGCACAACtatagtataaaaataaatataaatagggaaatgtaaataaaattgaaaacagaGCTTATACAAAGAACAGTGTATACCATTTTCCTCTCCTTTTACAGTGccttggtttttatttacatttttagccGAATTGTTTAAATCCTGAAGGATATCTGTTGCACTGTTTTCTATCGGTTGTGATGAAATATTGCTGCAATTCGAATGATCACTACCATTATTGGGCGAGGCTGCATTGCCAGTATTAGGGCACGATTTAATGCTACTATTGGAATTTTGACGCATCACTGATGTAGACGCTGTTGTGGAGTTCGCGGGGCAATCGCGCTCGCGTTTGACAATGGCATCTATTACTACATTAGTAGAAccactgttgttattgttgagcGTTCCATCTAACGCACTATGGCTGTTTGCGCTGTCTACAATATGAATTGTGTTAACTCATAATATTACTAGTACATATaaatctcagtttgttttaatgttttaaaaattaaataaaatacataacatTGTCTATTAAATCCTGATATTCAGGGTTACTGAGAAAGTCATCCTACAATAGATATTtaagaatattattattttagtagTTTCTGATTAGTTTGGATATCAAAATATTCggttttaaagataattaaaataattttttttttgtcttctacgtccaattttatttttttttttatgttagcgAAAAGGTCCGATTCTTTTTCTGTTATTAGTTAAATTAGATATAGTTCCGAGAAATGCGTACCATAATCAGTACGGTAAAGATTAACCCTCGAATTGCAtcattaaaaattgttgaaaacctaagccaaacttttcaaaaat comes from Anastrepha obliqua isolate idAnaObli1 chromosome 6, idAnaObli1_1.0, whole genome shotgun sequence and encodes:
- the LOC129249766 gene encoding protein BCL9 homolog isoform X2, which produces MNTASRAVSKLLISQTKSLETFDITSPLVEISSNTATIESITVERSSKSSSPFKDSSKFSPKSEVKISSSEIASAINCVGSTIIGDSNTNNLANSRILSGKISPIDSPVLPFLSETYQNKQQEIQKKDNILKNHCESMLSTSGNNNKKPSGPTPTGGTASSPTNNNKSIKCEPYSTLSPLNDSANSHSALDGTLNNNNSGSTNVVIDAIVKRERDCPANSTTASTSVMRQNSNSSIKSCPNTGNAASPNNGSDHSNCSNISSQPIENSATDILQDLNNSAKNVNKNQGTVKGEENVVQSSLDKCANPLTGTSTKNFLCAEETDVMNNLINVKKEDVNVSPEMSPAGFGSIVNLSGSISTDVRSCTPVKLDEVSTTKASNSCNNSSTNSSNNDKLSSVLCSISNNGPSSCIEDFNSTPSASLANTSSDSCIGGTYHTAVNIINNTNNSGGSITNCMDFMQQQNHIFVFSTQLANKGAESVLSGQFPTIIAYHCTQPATKNFLEDFFSKSPMKISKLQRQNTLSLSNISVNAGSQQWIGGSNSGPKMSQKPNGNKINFMSLSGNLENKAPLRQSNNPSFPEVTETLGGNENGLMCWEESRNNVEGASNEVHTAMKMPNGVDGVVGGPHSIGVPHVASKPLSASDPSAGSESGTPSLQGIKVPDENLTPQQRQHREEQLAKLKQIDQFLSNPLQSANPLGKLGTDVSGNLSGLMLNLPNSGSTGIGSQMSNPLSNNMHSISQSVMNSTNQNLCNAENMATALDDGNIPNTQDNVTCNSNKSMKINNQLNMSCGPNGVISAVAPNVSVGNMSSNALPCHTVGNNNCGGGGSSNINAPGGLMPNSPEMISNFIGDSNLNSNAVKLMGSGGVHPLEVGQVGMAQIEWSKLQHQFFEERIKNNKCQAPNDVGCMAATLCRSNSASIGNVNTRPLMGGTCVSTATTNNSQTIRSAQGPPPPYHPTQRSASVPIATQSPNPASPNNPTSNLSLPSPRTSGALGIPANSPNMDVHVPTIPTTLVVTSATSTVSTTISTTNAQGKNNFQSDDSPTSSGTNINVTSRNRSIQINQFNSNPSTPLSHLSPKDLESFHTNLPTDLKNARPSPQRSRTPLMGPNSANITDSGNLEGRYPSASPGLNFSQHIPNTNSSGVNNYKAPGPIERQNSAPLPSQFCRRTDSLPLNPNSNRSAQNKLGHSFDPISSLAQMSQQLTSCVSINTGGAGSMSLIGVNDVNLPNNLNPNMDAIMGSMDSGLDNCNAGSSGNMAMPPHINGSGSFLSSNCHINSMLGSMGQRLLNPKMCGFNPANGGIGREGQSGLHGVMPPHRMMGRMAMNFGSFNVSPNIQVKASTPNTIQYMPVRTQNNNSSNMRVPPSLEFLRYTNPQVGGTGNIIDNSHLGQGNSGAATDPIKISNCNNGSGGAGTTAAHFFGNCNQMSSMVSEQEDMAGGNLMTGHEMNMVPHSTMIRGIRPIRQQHIHSGHSGNQMLPGPRLQAPGVTVMPGHFANGTQDPMECRESSVFMANNPSGNGPVHGLTQGVTGVPGQGQMFTVGSSQQKSVKSIGTSSICQNMNTANVGNSGQISANASLLPNDHSLSIQSAVNGPIMMGNNSTMLSNAMQVCTSSSPVGCGGNGGNGSGDVGNVGYKPFVGPASNDLKYAQQYHSFQQQLYATSTRSQQNTGSSNIGSSVSTNPTFFVNK
- the LOC129249766 gene encoding protein BCL9 homolog isoform X1, which produces MNTASRAVSKLLISQTKSLETFDITSPLVEISSNTATIESITVERSSKSSSPFKDSSKFSPKSEVKISSSEIASAINCVGSTIIGDSNTNNLANSRILSGKISPIDSPVLPFLSETYQNKQQEIQKKDNILKNHCESMLSTSGNNNKKPSGPTPTGGTASSPTNNNKSIKCEPYSTLSPLNDSANSHSALDGTLNNNNSGSTNVVIDAIVKRERDCPANSTTASTSVMRQNSNSSIKSCPNTGNAASPNNGSDHSNCSNISSQPIENSATDILQDLNNSAKNVNKNQGTVKGEENVVQSSLDKCANPLTGTSTKNFLCAEETDVMNNLINVKKEDVNVSPEMSPAGFGSIVNLSGSISTDVRSCTPVKLDEVSTTKASNSCNNSSTNSSNNDKLSSVLCSISNNGPSSCIEDFNSTPSASLANTSSDSCIGGTYHTAVNIINNTNNSGGSITNCMDFMQQQNHIFVFSTQLANKGAESVLSGQFPTIIAYHCTQPATKNFLEDFFSKSPMKISKLQRQNTLSLSNISVNAGSQQWIGGSNSGPKMSQKPNGNKINFMSLSGNLENKAPLRQSNNPSFPEVTETLGGNENGLMCWEESRNNVEGASNEVHTAMKMPNGVDGVVGGPHSIGVPHVASKPLSASDPSAGSESGTPSLQGIKVPDENLTPQQRQHREEQLAKLKQIDQFLSNPLQSANPLGKLGTDVSGNLSGLMLNLPNSGSTGIGSQMSNPLSNNMHSISQSVMNSTNQNLCNAENMATALDDGNIPNTQDNVTCNSNKSMKINNQLNMSCGPNGVISAVAPNVSVGNMSSNALPCHTVGNNNCGGGGSSNINAPGGLMPNSPEMISNFIGDSNLNSNAVKLMGSGGVHPLEVGQVGMAQIEWSKLQHQFFEERIKNNKCQAPNDVGCMAATLCRSNSASIGNVNTRPLMGGTCVSTATTNNSQTIRSAQGPPPPYHPTQRSASVPIATQSPNPASPNNPTSNLSLPSPRTSGALGIPANSPNMDVHVPTIPTTLVVTSATSTVSTTISTTNAQGKNNFQSDDSPTSSGTNINVTSRNRSIQINQFNSNPSTPLSHLSPKDLESFHTNLPTADLKNARPSPQRSRTPLMGPNSANITDSGNLEGRYPSASPGLNFSQHIPNTNSSGVNNYKAPGPIERQNSAPLPSQFCRRTDSLPLNPNSNRSAQNKLGHSFDPISSLAQMSQQLTSCVSINTGGAGSMSLIGVNDVNLPNNLNPNMDAIMGSMDSGLDNCNAGSSGNMAMPPHINGSGSFLSSNCHINSMLGSMGQRLLNPKMCGFNPANGGIGREGQSGLHGVMPPHRMMGRMAMNFGSFNVSPNIQVKASTPNTIQYMPVRTQNNNSSNMRVPPSLEFLRYTNPQVGGTGNIIDNSHLGQGNSGAATDPIKISNCNNGSGGAGTTAAHFFGNCNQMSSMVSEQEDMAGGNLMTGHEMNMVPHSTMIRGIRPIRQQHIHSGHSGNQMLPGPRLQAPGVTVMPGHFANGTQDPMECRESSVFMANNPSGNGPVHGLTQGVTGVPGQGQMFTVGSSQQKSVKSIGTSSICQNMNTANVGNSGQISANASLLPNDHSLSIQSAVNGPIMMGNNSTMLSNAMQVCTSSSPVGCGGNGGNGSGDVGNVGYKPFVGPASNDLKYAQQYHSFQQQLYATSTRSQQNTGSSNIGSSVSTNPTFFVNK